A single genomic interval of Oryza sativa Japonica Group chromosome 7, ASM3414082v1 harbors:
- the LOC107281652 gene encoding uncharacterized mitochondrial protein AtMg00810-like, with translation MEEEFTALQANCTWELVPCPTSSNVVTDILLRWTIQALQSAFSMKDLCILHHFLGISVTQRGTGLLLSQRQYNIEILERAGMSDCKPCSTPVDPNAKLSSSDGSPVADPTDYRNLAGTLQDSHLAALKRILRYVRGTLDYGLHVQHSSTANLVAYSDADWAGCPDTRKSTSGYAVFLGDNLVSWSSKRQHTVSRSSAEAEHTKSIGGGMQAN, from the exons ATGGAAGAGGAGTTCACTGCGTTGCAAGCCAACTGCACCTGGGAATTGGTTCCTTGTCCTACCAGCTCCAACGTCGTCACCG ATATTCTGCTTCGTTGGACTATCCAAGCATTGCAATCTGCGTTCTCTATGAAGGACCTTTGCATTTTACATCACTTTCTGGGGATTTCTGTTACTCAACGCGGCACTGGGCTTCTTTTGAGTCAGCGTCAGTACAACATTGAGATTCTTGAGCGTGCTGGCATGTCCGACTGCAAGCCTTGTTCCACACCTGTTGATCCCAATGCCAAGTTGTCCTCCTCTGATGGCTCACCTGTTGCTGATCCTACTGATTACCGCAATCTTGCTGGCACACTACA GGATTCTCACCTTGCTGCTCTCAAACGTATTCTCCGGTATGTCCGTGGCACGCTTGACTATGGTCTTCATGTTCAGCACTCTTCTACGGCTAACTTGGTTGCCTACTCTGATGCTGACTGGGCTGGTTGTCCTGACACTCGCAAGTCCACCTCGGGCTATGCCGTGTTCCTGGGGGATAACCTTGTTTCTTGGTCCTCCAAGCGTCAACACACTGTTTCCCGTTCCAGTGCCGAAGCGGAAC ACACGAAGAGTATCGGTGGTGGTATGCAGGCAAACTGA